A region from the Sandaracinus amylolyticus genome encodes:
- a CDS encoding AAA family ATPase, with protein MLSELRVAGFKSYGAEQRLVLAPLTVLIGANASGKSNLIEAMQLLAWLARSHRLGDLGHALREKELLVRGRVQDLAAERDVTLGCTVDDLELELVLRLGAGAARVVEEELRASESSSKLPYYRVERAAPEHGSELVVAYNNFAKGRNKPQITCVDQQAVFTQLLTPARFDATHVSSQAKIPAACEKVSRALGGMVFLDPQPRAMREYSYLDETTLYPNGSNVSAVLADLCLAQGRADEVLEFVRALPEQDIRLVEFLQGPRNDVMVVLVESFGGAERRVDATLLSDGTLRVLAVAAAVLSVAAGSVVVIEEIDNGVHPSRAGVLMDALHRAASARGVQLLVTTHNPALLDAVPAGAIGDTVACYRDPESGESRLQRLSELDDFVALTARGPLGMLATSGALDRFLKHRRTAEEREKQGQQVLQLFRSSR; from the coding sequence GTGCTGTCCGAGCTGCGGGTCGCCGGGTTCAAGAGCTACGGGGCCGAGCAGCGTCTCGTGCTCGCCCCGCTCACCGTCCTCATCGGCGCGAACGCGTCGGGCAAGAGCAACCTCATCGAGGCGATGCAGCTCCTCGCCTGGCTCGCACGCTCGCACCGGCTCGGCGACCTCGGCCACGCTCTTCGCGAGAAGGAGCTTCTCGTGCGGGGCCGCGTGCAGGATCTCGCCGCGGAACGTGACGTGACGCTCGGATGCACCGTCGACGATCTCGAGCTCGAGCTCGTGCTGCGGCTCGGCGCCGGTGCGGCGCGCGTCGTCGAAGAGGAGCTTCGCGCGAGTGAGTCGTCCTCGAAGCTGCCGTACTACCGGGTGGAGCGCGCCGCACCGGAGCACGGCAGCGAGCTCGTGGTCGCCTACAACAACTTCGCGAAGGGCCGCAACAAGCCGCAGATCACGTGCGTCGATCAGCAGGCCGTGTTCACGCAGCTCCTCACGCCGGCGCGCTTCGATGCGACGCACGTGAGCTCACAGGCGAAGATCCCGGCTGCGTGCGAGAAGGTCTCCAGGGCGCTGGGGGGGATGGTGTTCCTCGATCCGCAGCCGCGCGCGATGCGCGAGTACAGCTATCTGGACGAGACGACGCTCTACCCCAATGGCTCGAACGTGTCTGCGGTTCTCGCGGACCTTTGTCTCGCGCAAGGTCGGGCTGACGAAGTGCTCGAGTTCGTTCGCGCTCTTCCCGAGCAGGACATCCGCCTCGTCGAGTTCCTGCAGGGGCCGCGGAACGACGTGATGGTCGTGCTCGTGGAGAGCTTCGGCGGCGCCGAGCGGCGCGTCGATGCGACGCTGCTCTCGGATGGAACGCTCCGGGTGCTGGCGGTCGCCGCGGCGGTCCTCTCTGTCGCGGCAGGCTCCGTCGTGGTGATCGAGGAGATCGACAACGGAGTGCACCCCAGCAGAGCCGGCGTGTTGATGGATGCGCTCCACCGAGCGGCGAGCGCTCGAGGAGTCCAGCTCCTGGTGACGACGCACAACCCGGCGCTGCTCGACGCCGTACCTGCGGGTGCGATCGGCGACACGGTCGCGTGCTACCGCGATCCCGAGTCGGGCGAGAGCCGATTGCAGCGCCTCTCCGAGTTGGACGATTTCGTCGCGCTGACCGCGCGTGGTCCGCTCGGGATGCTCGCCACGAGCGGCGCGCTCGATCGGTTCCTGAAGCACCGGCGCACGGCGGAAGAGCGCGAGAAGCAGGGGCAGCAGGTCCTACAGCTCTTCCGTTCGTCGCGATGA
- a CDS encoding sigma 54-interacting transcriptional regulator: MTQIVERLAAKLELPGLRLSVVSGADLGKEAVAESGVLRVGAARDNDLVLSDPSVSRRHFQVTLRQHEVRVDDLGSTNGTFVQGVRILSAILAPGSLVQVGNTAIRAIPIEQPVHIALSEKTRFGALLGTSVEMRRVFALLERVSPSDATVLIQGETGTGKELVAEAIHAASPRADQPFVTFDCGSVAPSLVESELFGHVRGAFSGAVRDRLGVFEAAHGGTLFLDEIGELPLDLQPKLLRALESRQVQRVGENRWRSVDVRVVAATHRELAAEVNRGRFREDLYFRLAVVPVHLPPLRARGEDVPMLIAHFWQRLGRGAQPPPEFVARLASRAWPGNVRELRNAVERAALLGAVESLGAPKPIYPSSAPASSPFDPAILDLPLTEAQEKMEELFTRAYLERALTKSGGSVSGAARSIGTNRRYVQRLMKRYAIKASDVDDE; the protein is encoded by the coding sequence GTGACTCAGATCGTCGAACGGCTCGCGGCGAAGCTCGAGCTCCCCGGCCTGCGCCTCTCGGTGGTGAGCGGCGCCGACCTCGGCAAGGAAGCGGTCGCCGAGAGCGGCGTGCTGCGGGTCGGCGCGGCGCGCGACAACGATCTCGTGCTGAGCGACCCCTCGGTGTCGCGCCGCCACTTCCAGGTGACGCTGCGCCAGCACGAGGTGCGCGTCGACGACCTCGGATCGACCAACGGCACGTTCGTGCAGGGGGTGCGCATCCTCTCCGCGATCCTCGCGCCGGGCTCGCTCGTGCAGGTCGGCAACACCGCGATCCGCGCGATCCCGATCGAGCAGCCGGTGCACATCGCGCTCTCGGAGAAGACGCGCTTCGGCGCGCTGCTCGGCACCAGCGTCGAGATGCGGCGCGTGTTCGCGCTGCTCGAGCGCGTCTCGCCGAGCGACGCGACGGTGCTGATCCAGGGCGAGACCGGCACCGGCAAGGAGCTCGTGGCCGAGGCGATCCACGCGGCGTCGCCGCGCGCGGATCAGCCGTTCGTCACGTTCGACTGCGGCTCGGTCGCGCCGAGCCTCGTCGAGAGCGAGCTCTTCGGGCACGTGCGCGGCGCGTTCTCGGGCGCGGTGCGCGATCGCCTCGGCGTGTTCGAGGCTGCGCACGGAGGGACGCTCTTCCTCGACGAGATCGGGGAGCTGCCGCTCGATCTGCAGCCGAAGCTGCTGCGCGCGCTCGAGAGCCGACAGGTGCAGCGCGTCGGCGAGAACCGCTGGCGCAGCGTGGACGTGCGCGTGGTCGCGGCGACGCACCGCGAGCTCGCGGCCGAGGTGAACCGCGGGCGCTTCCGCGAGGATCTCTACTTCCGCCTCGCGGTGGTCCCGGTGCACCTGCCTCCGCTGCGCGCGCGCGGGGAGGACGTGCCGATGCTGATCGCGCACTTCTGGCAGCGGCTCGGGCGCGGCGCGCAGCCGCCGCCGGAGTTCGTCGCGCGGCTCGCATCGCGGGCGTGGCCGGGCAACGTGCGCGAGCTGCGGAACGCGGTGGAGCGCGCCGCGTTGCTCGGCGCGGTCGAGAGCCTCGGGGCGCCCAAGCCCATCTACCCGAGCAGCGCGCCCGCGTCGTCGCCCTTCGATCCCGCGATCCTCGATCTGCCCCTGACCGAGGCGCAGGAGAAGATGGAAGAGCTCTTCACGCGCGCGTACCTCGAGCGCGCGCTCACGAAGAGCGGCGGCAGCGTCAGCGGCGCCGCGCGATCGATCGGGACCAACCGCCGCTACGTGCAGCGCCTGATGAAGCGCTACGCCATCAAGGCGAGCGACGTCGACGACGAGTGA
- a CDS encoding VOC family protein — translation MNTFWNTLAVEDLERSRAFYTGIGFEVRDMPGGAPGISVHAAGGMVCLFRREVFASMIPGELCDAKRAQEIIQSISTETRGGVDELVARVEKAGGRVLGKPGAQPWGYVAGFADPDGHVWSVLTFASA, via the coding sequence ATGAACACGTTCTGGAACACGCTCGCGGTCGAGGACCTGGAGCGCTCGCGCGCCTTCTACACCGGCATCGGCTTCGAGGTGCGCGACATGCCGGGCGGCGCGCCGGGCATCAGCGTGCACGCCGCGGGCGGCATGGTGTGTCTCTTCCGGCGCGAGGTCTTCGCGTCGATGATCCCCGGCGAGCTCTGCGACGCGAAGCGCGCGCAGGAGATCATCCAGAGCATCTCGACCGAGACCCGCGGCGGCGTCGACGAGCTCGTCGCGCGCGTCGAGAAGGCGGGCGGTCGCGTGCTCGGCAAGCCCGGCGCGCAGCCCTGGGGCTACGTCGCGGGGTTCGCGGATCCCGACGGTCACGTCTGGTCGGTGCTCACGTTCGCGAGCGCGTGA
- the rbbA gene encoding ribosome-associated ATPase/putative transporter RbbA, whose amino-acid sequence MEPRGQRTSGRVSTSIETAGATAVGPVVIVEDVTHRYGGVVALDHISMEIPSGLMVGVVGPDGVGKSTLLALIAGSKRLQEGKVTVLGGDIASAAHRRSAGPRIAYMPQGLGKNLYLELSVYDNVDFMAQLFGLAADERKGRIAELLEATGLAPFRDRPAGKLSGGMKQKVGLCGALVHDPDLLILDEPTTGVDPLSRRQFWTLIDDIRAGRPQMSVVISTAYMDEAQRWDWIFAIDAGRVLAAGSPGELMQRTGTTDLEQCFIALLPESKRMGHTKLVIPPRPAGAREVAIEANGLTCRFGSFTAVDHVTLTIERGEIFGFLGSNGCGKSTTMKMLTGLLPPTEGTATVFGSSVEAGSMEVRHNLGYMTQAFSLYEELTVRQNLILDARLYHLPDDAAKARIDDLVERFGLAPHLDALTRNLPMGLRQRLSLAVAVLHEPKLLILDEPTSGVDPVARDSFWELLVELSRKDGVTIFVTTHFMNEGMHCDRISLMHAGRVLACDAPEKLIEERGATGLEDAFIGYMEDAIAVTADRSAPEAPAGTAESRSAPATAQSESAPQSQSAPARKSWVPLPVRRMLAYSRNETIQIRRDPVRLAFAFVGSALLMLVFGFGITTDVEDIRYSTLDRDQTPESRAYLEELAGASEYFTTTPPVSSEDVGLDRLESGDVSFVVEIPPGFGRDVRRGAEPEVLVRVDGAMPYRAETIAQYVRGVHRTMLQHQAGVMRAPPPRFTASIEGRYMYNPTFESIYSIVPSVPALLLILIPAILMTVSIVREKELGSIINFYVTPTRRIEYLLGKQIPYVAIGMINYFILVGLAAIVFGVSIKGSFLVLTLCTFLYVVVTTGVGMVTSTFTKTQVAAVFITAILTIQPTIQFAGLLQPVSTLEGGARLIGTIWPTTYYMHSSVGAYTKGLDPRLMTHDLFVLACTIPILLAISAFGLKKQDR is encoded by the coding sequence ATGGAGCCTCGTGGCCAACGGACGAGCGGACGTGTGAGCACGAGCATCGAGACCGCAGGGGCGACCGCCGTCGGGCCAGTCGTGATCGTCGAGGACGTCACGCACCGATACGGCGGAGTCGTCGCGCTCGATCACATCTCGATGGAGATCCCGAGCGGCCTGATGGTCGGCGTCGTGGGGCCGGACGGAGTCGGCAAGTCCACGCTGCTCGCGCTGATCGCCGGCTCCAAGCGCCTCCAGGAGGGCAAGGTGACGGTGCTCGGCGGCGACATCGCCTCGGCCGCCCATCGACGCTCCGCCGGTCCGCGCATCGCGTACATGCCGCAGGGCCTGGGGAAGAACCTCTATCTGGAGCTGAGCGTCTACGACAACGTCGACTTCATGGCGCAGCTGTTCGGGCTCGCCGCCGACGAGCGGAAGGGGCGCATCGCGGAGCTGCTCGAGGCCACGGGGCTCGCGCCGTTCCGTGATCGGCCCGCAGGAAAGCTCTCCGGGGGCATGAAGCAGAAGGTCGGTCTCTGCGGCGCGCTGGTCCACGATCCCGATCTCCTGATCCTCGACGAGCCCACGACGGGCGTCGATCCTCTCTCGAGGCGCCAGTTCTGGACGCTGATCGACGACATCCGCGCCGGCCGACCGCAGATGAGCGTCGTCATCTCGACGGCGTACATGGACGAGGCGCAGAGGTGGGACTGGATCTTCGCGATCGACGCGGGGCGCGTGCTCGCCGCGGGCAGTCCCGGCGAGCTGATGCAGCGGACGGGCACGACCGATCTCGAGCAGTGCTTCATCGCGCTCCTGCCCGAGTCGAAGCGCATGGGGCACACGAAGCTCGTGATCCCGCCGCGCCCCGCCGGCGCGCGAGAGGTCGCGATCGAGGCGAACGGGCTCACGTGCCGCTTCGGGAGCTTCACCGCCGTCGATCACGTCACGCTGACGATCGAGCGCGGCGAGATCTTCGGCTTCCTCGGGTCGAACGGCTGCGGCAAGTCGACGACGATGAAGATGTTGACTGGCCTCCTTCCGCCGACCGAGGGGACTGCGACGGTGTTCGGCAGCTCCGTGGAAGCCGGGAGCATGGAGGTCCGGCACAACCTCGGTTACATGACGCAGGCGTTCTCGCTCTACGAAGAGCTGACCGTCCGGCAGAATCTGATCCTCGACGCGCGCCTCTATCACCTGCCCGACGACGCGGCGAAGGCGCGAATCGACGATCTCGTCGAGCGATTCGGCCTCGCGCCGCACCTCGATGCGCTGACGCGCAATCTCCCGATGGGGCTGCGACAGCGGCTGTCGCTCGCCGTCGCGGTGCTGCACGAGCCGAAGCTGCTGATCCTCGACGAGCCGACGTCCGGCGTCGATCCCGTCGCGCGCGACAGCTTCTGGGAGCTCTTGGTCGAGCTGTCGCGCAAGGACGGAGTCACGATCTTCGTGACGACGCACTTCATGAACGAAGGGATGCACTGCGATCGCATCTCGCTCATGCACGCAGGGCGCGTCCTCGCGTGTGACGCGCCGGAGAAGCTGATCGAGGAGCGCGGCGCGACCGGCCTCGAGGACGCGTTCATCGGGTACATGGAGGACGCGATCGCGGTCACGGCCGACCGCAGCGCGCCGGAAGCGCCCGCAGGGACCGCGGAATCACGCTCCGCGCCGGCCACAGCGCAGTCGGAATCAGCACCGCAGTCGCAATCAGCGCCGGCGCGCAAGTCGTGGGTCCCGCTCCCGGTCCGTCGGATGCTCGCCTACTCTCGCAACGAGACGATCCAGATCCGCCGCGACCCCGTGCGACTGGCATTCGCGTTCGTCGGCTCGGCGCTGCTGATGCTCGTGTTCGGATTCGGCATCACCACCGACGTCGAGGACATTCGTTATTCGACGCTCGATCGCGACCAGACACCCGAGAGCCGCGCGTATCTCGAGGAGCTCGCCGGTGCGAGCGAGTACTTCACGACGACGCCGCCCGTCTCCTCCGAGGACGTCGGCCTCGACCGGCTCGAGTCCGGCGACGTCTCGTTCGTGGTGGAGATCCCTCCGGGGTTCGGCCGAGACGTGCGGCGCGGCGCCGAGCCCGAGGTCCTCGTCCGAGTCGACGGCGCGATGCCCTACCGCGCCGAGACGATCGCCCAGTACGTGCGCGGCGTGCACCGGACGATGTTGCAGCACCAGGCGGGCGTGATGCGCGCTCCTCCGCCGCGGTTCACCGCGTCGATCGAGGGCCGCTACATGTACAACCCGACGTTCGAGAGCATCTACTCGATCGTGCCCAGCGTGCCGGCGCTGCTGCTGATCCTGATCCCGGCGATCCTGATGACCGTCAGCATCGTGCGCGAGAAGGAGCTCGGCTCGATCATCAACTTCTACGTCACGCCGACGAGACGAATCGAGTACCTGCTGGGGAAACAGATTCCCTACGTCGCGATCGGGATGATCAACTACTTCATCCTCGTGGGGCTCGCGGCGATCGTGTTCGGCGTCTCGATCAAAGGCAGCTTCCTCGTCCTCACGCTCTGCACGTTCCTCTACGTCGTGGTGACGACCGGCGTCGGAATGGTCACGTCGACGTTCACGAAGACCCAGGTCGCCGCGGTGTTCATCACCGCGATCCTCACGATCCAGCCCACGATCCAATTCGCCGGCCTGCTCCAGCCGGTCTCGACGCTCGAGGGCGGCGCGCGGCTGATCGGGACGATCTGGCCGACGACGTACTACATGCACTCGAGCGTCGGCGCGTACACGAAGGGGCTCGATCCGCGCCTGATGACGCACGACCTCTTCGTGCTCGCGTGCACCATCCCGATCCTGCTCGCGATCAGCGCGTTCGGGCTGAAGAAGCAGGACCGGTGA
- a CDS encoding ABC transporter permease, giving the protein MRSLQNIAWLGIKELRSLLGDAVLVLFVVYAFTWTVYSQATGTSNEVNNASIAFVDEDDSALSNELLNAFYPPRFQRPVEIRADEVTDAMDEGRFMFVVTIPPRFERDLRAGRHPEIQLNIDATAMQQAGIGSGYIRNIIDDRISSFMLRSEGSAEEPVELIVRKLFNPNSESAWFTSVVAIINQLTLLTIVLTGAAVIREREHGTLEHLLVMPLSAFEIAMGKVWANALVILIATAMSLFVVVEAVLDVPFAGSHLLWFVGVALYLFFATALGLFLGTISRSMAQFALLIVLVVVVLQLLSGGSTPVESQPDWLQAMTYLLPTRHFVSFSQVIVYRGGGLGAVWPNFAVVAGVGLAFFVYSVRRFRKSIAVTK; this is encoded by the coding sequence TTGCGCTCGCTGCAGAACATCGCCTGGCTCGGGATCAAGGAGCTGCGCAGCCTGCTCGGCGACGCGGTGCTCGTGCTCTTCGTCGTGTACGCGTTCACGTGGACCGTCTATTCGCAGGCGACTGGCACCTCGAACGAGGTCAACAACGCGTCGATCGCGTTCGTCGACGAGGACGACTCCGCGCTGTCGAACGAGCTGCTCAATGCGTTCTATCCGCCCCGGTTCCAGCGTCCCGTCGAGATCCGCGCCGACGAGGTCACCGACGCGATGGACGAAGGGCGGTTCATGTTCGTCGTCACGATCCCGCCGCGCTTCGAGCGGGACCTCCGGGCAGGACGACATCCGGAGATCCAGCTCAACATCGACGCGACGGCGATGCAGCAGGCGGGGATCGGCTCCGGCTACATCCGCAACATCATCGATGATCGCATTTCCAGCTTCATGCTGCGCAGCGAGGGAAGCGCGGAAGAGCCGGTCGAGCTCATCGTTCGGAAGCTCTTCAATCCGAACAGCGAGTCTGCGTGGTTCACGAGCGTCGTCGCGATCATCAATCAATTGACGCTGCTGACGATCGTCCTGACGGGGGCGGCCGTGATCCGCGAGCGAGAGCACGGCACGCTCGAGCACCTGCTCGTCATGCCGCTGAGCGCGTTCGAGATCGCGATGGGAAAGGTGTGGGCCAACGCGCTCGTCATCCTGATCGCGACGGCGATGTCGCTCTTCGTCGTCGTCGAGGCCGTGCTCGACGTGCCGTTCGCGGGGTCGCACCTGCTGTGGTTCGTCGGCGTCGCGCTGTATCTGTTCTTCGCGACGGCGCTCGGCCTCTTCCTCGGCACCATCTCGCGCTCGATGGCGCAATTCGCGCTGCTGATCGTCCTCGTCGTCGTCGTGCTGCAGCTGCTCTCGGGAGGCTCGACTCCGGTGGAGAGCCAGCCGGACTGGCTGCAGGCGATGACCTATCTCCTGCCGACGAGGCACTTCGTCAGCTTCTCGCAGGTGATCGTCTATCGCGGTGGCGGGCTCGGCGCGGTGTGGCCGAACTTCGCAGTCGTCGCGGGCGTCGGGCTCGCGTTCTTCGTGTACAGCGTGCGGCGATTCCGGAAGTCGATCGCCGTCACGAAATAG
- a CDS encoding HlyD family secretion protein, giving the protein MKAKLREKKARRWALAVLAVVLVGGFFAVRYWRSRADALPEGIASGNGRIESREVDVATRLPLRVRTVLVEEGELVRRGQVLALMDTVTLEQELAEARESLAAAHEQQAVASAEIARRNSEIELARIEVERSQNLVAERAGSQRELDVRTTALRVARAGLAEAHANLRVAEQQVQVADANVAVIQSRIDDATLTSPVLGRVLYRLAEPGEVLGAGGAVLTLVNLEDVYMEIFLPANQAAEVQIGAEARVRLDYAPDRVAPGYVSFVSPEAQFTPREVETASEREQLMFRVKIQVPRELVVDYTEQIKTGVRGVGYVRLRDDAVWPEFLQRNLLAPRESDTRPATAK; this is encoded by the coding sequence ATGAAGGCGAAGCTCCGAGAGAAGAAGGCTCGGAGGTGGGCGCTCGCGGTCCTCGCGGTCGTGCTCGTGGGCGGGTTCTTCGCCGTTCGATACTGGCGCTCGCGCGCGGACGCGCTCCCCGAGGGCATCGCGTCGGGCAACGGCCGGATCGAGAGCCGCGAGGTCGACGTCGCGACGCGATTGCCGCTCCGGGTCCGCACGGTCCTCGTCGAAGAGGGCGAGCTCGTGCGGCGCGGTCAGGTGCTCGCGCTGATGGACACCGTCACGCTCGAGCAGGAGCTGGCCGAGGCGCGCGAGAGCCTCGCGGCGGCGCACGAGCAGCAGGCGGTCGCGAGCGCGGAGATCGCAAGGCGGAACAGCGAGATCGAGCTCGCGCGCATCGAGGTCGAGCGCTCCCAGAACCTCGTCGCGGAGCGCGCGGGATCGCAGCGCGAGCTCGACGTCCGCACGACGGCGCTGAGGGTGGCCCGCGCGGGGCTCGCCGAGGCGCACGCGAACCTGCGGGTCGCCGAGCAGCAGGTCCAGGTCGCCGACGCGAACGTCGCAGTCATCCAATCACGCATCGACGACGCGACGCTCACCTCGCCGGTGCTGGGCCGCGTGCTCTACCGCCTCGCGGAGCCCGGCGAGGTGCTCGGCGCAGGCGGCGCGGTGCTGACGCTGGTCAACCTCGAGGACGTCTACATGGAGATCTTCCTGCCGGCGAACCAGGCCGCCGAGGTCCAGATCGGCGCCGAGGCGCGGGTGAGGCTCGACTACGCACCCGACCGCGTCGCGCCCGGCTACGTGAGCTTCGTGTCGCCGGAGGCGCAGTTCACTCCGCGCGAGGTCGAGACCGCGTCGGAGCGAGAGCAGCTGATGTTCCGCGTGAAGATCCAGGTGCCCCGCGAGCTCGTCGTCGACTACACGGAGCAGATCAAGACCGGCGTGCGCGGCGTCGGCTACGTGCGGCTGCGCGACGATGCGGTGTGGCCCGAATTCCTGCAGCGGAATCTGCTGGCCCCGCGCGAGTCGGACACCCGCCCCGCGACCGCGAAATGA
- a CDS encoding efflux transporter outer membrane subunit: MAPPTAKHADRDAKRAVLVVWMLVSGCMVGPEYARPEVPLASSWTESGDPRLSTNATVDVAWWTSFEDPALDRLIDLAYRQDLSLQIARLRIEESRAQVGVAIAEMFPRNPSPVASGSVAGITRSGGTNIYGQYLFGFDATWELDLWGRQRRGVRAARADFLAQVADYQDAIVSLNAEIARSYVLVRTFERLIEQAEANATLQQQAQEIASARFRHGATSELDVAQATTLLETTRATIPGLRVGHQQALNALSTLLGRPRGYVEPLLAESRGIPSAPQSVAVGVPAELLRRRPDIRAAELRAIAQCNRVGEATADLYPSFSLTGFLGTSAVVGAGAEPALGRVFGPGTLLYSFGGSLLWPLLNYPQILENIEVQDARYAQSLLEYARTVLVAAQEVEDGIVGFLLSGEAVQFSTSAVTAAELAVNLALIQYREGATDFMRVVDTTRVLLEAQNRLTESLSTNTTNAIALYKALGGGWEIAREEGATPERPARDTERAPDARPTERPARSRAGGGADWP, from the coding sequence GTGGCTCCTCCGACGGCGAAGCACGCGGACCGCGACGCGAAACGCGCCGTCCTCGTGGTGTGGATGCTCGTCAGCGGGTGCATGGTCGGGCCCGAGTACGCGCGGCCCGAGGTCCCGCTCGCATCGAGCTGGACCGAGTCGGGCGATCCGAGGCTCTCGACGAACGCGACCGTCGACGTCGCGTGGTGGACGAGCTTCGAGGATCCGGCGCTCGATCGGCTGATCGACCTCGCCTATCGACAGGATCTCTCGCTCCAGATCGCACGCCTGCGCATCGAGGAGTCGCGGGCCCAGGTCGGCGTCGCGATCGCGGAGATGTTCCCCCGCAACCCGAGCCCGGTCGCGAGCGGCTCCGTCGCGGGGATCACGAGGTCCGGAGGGACCAACATCTACGGCCAGTACCTCTTCGGGTTCGACGCGACCTGGGAGCTCGATCTCTGGGGTCGGCAGCGACGCGGCGTGCGCGCGGCGCGCGCCGACTTCCTCGCGCAGGTCGCCGACTACCAAGACGCGATCGTCTCGCTGAACGCGGAGATCGCTCGCTCCTACGTGCTCGTGCGCACGTTCGAGCGGCTGATCGAGCAAGCCGAGGCGAACGCCACGCTGCAGCAACAAGCGCAGGAGATCGCGAGCGCTCGCTTCCGACACGGCGCGACGTCCGAGCTCGACGTCGCCCAGGCGACCACGCTGCTGGAGACTACGCGCGCGACCATCCCGGGGCTACGCGTCGGACACCAGCAGGCTCTGAATGCGCTCAGCACGCTGCTCGGACGCCCGCGTGGATATGTCGAGCCACTCCTCGCAGAGTCCCGCGGCATCCCGAGCGCGCCGCAGAGCGTGGCAGTCGGAGTCCCGGCCGAATTGCTCCGTCGTCGCCCCGACATCCGCGCTGCCGAGCTGCGCGCGATCGCGCAGTGCAATCGGGTCGGAGAGGCGACTGCCGATCTCTATCCGAGCTTCTCGCTCACGGGCTTCCTCGGGACGTCGGCGGTCGTCGGCGCGGGCGCGGAGCCCGCGCTCGGTCGCGTCTTCGGCCCCGGCACGCTGCTCTATTCGTTCGGCGGGAGCCTCTTGTGGCCACTCCTCAACTACCCGCAGATCCTCGAGAACATCGAGGTGCAGGACGCGCGATATGCGCAATCGCTGCTCGAGTACGCGCGCACCGTGCTCGTCGCGGCGCAGGAGGTCGAGGACGGCATCGTGGGATTCCTGCTCTCGGGAGAAGCGGTTCAATTCTCGACGAGCGCCGTCACCGCAGCCGAGCTCGCGGTGAACCTGGCGCTCATCCAATATCGCGAGGGCGCGACGGACTTCATGCGTGTCGTCGACACGACGCGAGTCCTCCTCGAAGCGCAGAATCGACTCACGGAGTCGCTCTCGACGAATACGACGAACGCGATCGCGCTCTACAAAGCGCTGGGCGGAGGGTGGGAGATCGCGCGCGAGGAGGGTGCCACTCCGGAGAGGCCGGCGCGCGACACGGAGCGGGCGCCGGACGCGCGCCCGACCGAACGGCCCGCGCGGAGCCGCGCCGGCGGAGGCGCGGACTGGCCATGA
- a CDS encoding DUF1501 domain-containing protein produces MHLGRRHLLRGAIGMGAVATFGAALGPIGRLVAQPRPLGRRLVACYFEGGWDVLLGPDARDPARTYPGIQLGTDLLDAEMREPVEVNLGGARVLWGAPMAPMRAHADVTTVFRGINMNTVAHPTGRAYVNTFMSPAGSAPRGSSLGTVFATGGELGPEGPILPFVSVGLPAFNHRYAQEANALQLDRPREVMPMLSGPARRMPTAIEALLAAAREDSRACIGAAYEGRDPAEEQRLSIARMERLESEGLASRFDFAGDSAEMQQVRTRYGFAANATDGAGLQAAVAAQLVKTGLSRSVMVRLSRGHDTHNANWATDQPTRLSEGFTAMSALIEDLRQDDPDLARTTVIAFSEFSRTPRLNGTRGRDHWFAASMVVCGGLRPGVFGATNPDDLGLIRVDPERGTQADDGMQLMPEHVAATIVAAAGLDATDYRVDPITSLFPAA; encoded by the coding sequence ATGCATCTCGGACGACGACATCTCCTCCGCGGCGCGATCGGCATGGGCGCGGTCGCGACGTTCGGTGCGGCGCTCGGCCCGATCGGGCGCCTCGTCGCGCAGCCACGCCCGCTCGGGCGCCGGCTCGTCGCGTGTTACTTCGAGGGCGGCTGGGACGTGCTGCTCGGGCCCGACGCGCGCGATCCCGCGCGCACGTATCCCGGCATCCAGCTCGGCACCGATCTGCTCGACGCCGAGATGCGCGAGCCGGTCGAGGTGAACCTCGGCGGCGCGCGCGTGCTGTGGGGCGCGCCGATGGCGCCTATGCGCGCGCACGCCGACGTCACGACCGTGTTCCGCGGCATCAACATGAACACCGTCGCGCACCCGACCGGGCGCGCGTACGTGAACACGTTCATGTCGCCCGCGGGCAGCGCGCCGCGCGGCAGCTCGCTGGGCACCGTGTTCGCGACCGGCGGCGAGCTCGGGCCCGAGGGGCCGATCCTCCCGTTCGTCTCGGTCGGTCTGCCCGCGTTCAACCACCGCTACGCGCAGGAGGCGAACGCGCTGCAGCTCGATCGCCCGCGCGAGGTGATGCCGATGCTCTCGGGACCCGCGCGTCGTATGCCGACCGCGATCGAGGCGCTGCTCGCGGCGGCGCGCGAGGACTCGCGCGCGTGCATCGGCGCGGCGTACGAAGGGCGCGATCCCGCCGAGGAGCAGCGCCTCTCGATCGCGCGCATGGAGCGGCTCGAGTCCGAGGGCCTCGCGTCGCGCTTCGACTTCGCGGGCGACTCCGCGGAGATGCAGCAGGTGCGCACGCGCTACGGCTTCGCGGCGAACGCGACCGACGGCGCGGGCCTGCAGGCGGCGGTCGCGGCGCAGCTCGTGAAGACGGGCCTGTCGCGCAGCGTGATGGTGCGCCTCTCGCGCGGGCACGACACGCACAACGCGAACTGGGCGACCGATCAGCCCACGCGCCTGTCCGAGGGCTTCACCGCGATGTCCGCGCTGATCGAGGATCTGCGCCAGGACGATCCCGATCTCGCGCGCACGACGGTCATCGCGTTCAGCGAGTTCTCGCGCACCCCGCGCCTCAACGGCACCCGCGGTCGCGATCACTGGTTCGCGGCGTCGATGGTGGTGTGCGGCGGGCTCCGCCCCGGCGTGTTCGGCGCGACGAACCCCGACGATCTCGGCCTGATCCGCGTCGATCCCGAGCGCGGCACCCAGGCCGACGACGGCATGCAGCTGATGCCCGAGCACGTCGCCGCGACGATCGTCGCCGCCGCGGGCCTCGACGCGACCGACTACCGCGTCGATCCGATCACGAGCCTCTTCCCCGCCGCTTGA